The DNA region caaaaaaaaagtatacaggCTATTGTCGACGTCTTGTTTGGATATCAAACATCTCTCATGTAATGGGCTTCTAATAGGAGTGAAATATTCCAAagcccaaaaatatataaacccgAAAAAATTCGCCAATGCATGTCTGATTCGTGTGAACGTGTGTAGGAGTGAAATATTCCAAAGAGCAGGACTGTCCGATGAACGTTTATTTTCACGTGACAAGGACTTTAGAGTTTTATTCGTATACGGCAAAGTGCAAAAGGTCTGCCGTTACAGCACAACTCTCCCAATTAATGAGCAACTTTCCTAAAAGGGAAGCCACGTGTCTATCACAGGATAAATCAGTACATGGAAGACTACACTAAAGTCATTTACATGGGATTCTTGACCCATtaggagccaaaaaaaaaagcaaataaaccTCTCTTTTTTTGGGGGTTGTTGTccatcttaattaaaattacgaGATCacgctttgtttttttaagtacgAGAGAATAGATCAGcatcttttaattaaattgtGTGGGTCTGCCAGTAACGAGATCACTAATCTAAatcacatatttcttttattacaaaaattgcGACTAAACCGAAATGTATTCACACCGGTTAATTTCTTATCAACAACAACCAATTTTCTCTTGAGGTTCGGTATGGTTTTAGTAGAAATCATCATATACAGTACATTAGTCGAATGTTGTTGATTTGATTGTATgcatttaaaattttggtattggaaaagagaaacatacttaTTGGTTTACCTTGATAACCGGAACAGTTAAACCAAACCGGTAGGTTATCGTATTTAAGTGTCACTTCCTTGTTAATGTTTTCTTGTTcgttttgttaacaaaaaaaagtataacagagagagagagactgtgagatttgagatttgagattagATCAACAGAGAGATTTGAGTCGATTGCgggacaaagaagagaagatgcaGTACAAGAATTTGGGGAAGTCGGGTTTGAAGGTGAGCACGCTCTCGTTCGGGGCGTGGGTTACGTTTGGGAACCAGCTCGATGTGAAAGAAGCCAAATCGATTCTTCAGTGTTGTCGTGATCATGGAGTCAATTTCTTCGACAACGCAGAGGTTTACGCTAACGGTCGTGCTGAGGAGATTATGGGTCAGGCGATTCGTGAGCTTGGTTGGCGTCGATCTGACATCGTGGTCTCCACCAAGATCTTCTGGGGTGGTCCTGGTCCTAACGACAAGGGTTTGTCCAGGAAGCATATCGTTGAAGGAACTAAAGCTTCTCTCAAACGACTCGATATGGACTACGTCGACGTCCTCTATTGCCACAGGTGATATAATTTTTtcagatatatttttgttttctttcttttttttggatacGAATGTTCGTTTTCGCTCATTTCTTTAAAgatctagagttttttttttattttttattttatttgatatgtcTTGACTCATATAGTATTTGTCCTGTACTATGTGTTTGTTGTATGCATTTAATTTTCAGGTGATGAATTatgttggatttttttcttgCATGTGCTTTCAGTACGGATTGCTAATTGAGAGTTTTGTAGatgatattgatatatatatatatatatatatatatatatataacttggaATCAGCTTCATCGTTCTATAGATAGTAATCTTAGATGCATGTTCATGTAGCGTTTTGGTATATTGTGGATCTGTACAAATCTCCTTTGGTTTCCATTTGATTATGTGATTCGTCTGTGGTGGTATGGGGATCTGcattttgttatctttcttaTATGGGTTTGGTGACAACGTATTCCAAAAGTGGCATCTTCTGCGTTGTCCTTAGTGCTACTAGCTTCTTGATTGAGATATGCATatgaaagatgttttttttttttttttttggtgtgtgtgtgtgtgtgtgtattggGGTNNNNNNNNNNNNNNNNNNNNNNNNNNNNNNNNNNNNNNNNNNNNNNNNNNNNNNNNNNNNNNNNNNNNNNNNNNNNNNNNNNNNNNNNNNNNNNNNNNNNNNNNNNNNNNNNNNNNNNNNNNNNNNNNNNNNNNNNNNNNNNNNNNNNNNNNNNNNNNNNNNNNNNNNNNNNNNNNNNNNNNNNNNNNNNNNNNNNNNNNNNNNNNNNNNNNNNNNNNNNNNNNNNNNNNNNNNNNNNNNNNNNNNNNNNNNNNNNNNNNNNNNNNNNNNNNNNNNNNNNNNNNNNNNNNNNNNNNNNNNNNNNNNNNNNNNNNNNNNNNNNNNNNNNNNNNNNNNNNNNNNNNNNNNNNNNNNNNNNNNNNNNNNNNNNNNNNNNNNNNNNNNNNNNNNNNNNNNNNNNNNNNNNNNNNNNNNNNNNNNNNNNNNNNNNNNNNNNNNNNNNNNNNNNNNNNNNNNNNNNNNNNNNNNNNNNNNNNNNNNNNNNNNNNNNNNNNNNNNNNNNNNNNNNNNNNNNNNNNNNNNNNNNNNNNNNNNNNNNNNNNNNNNNNNNNNNNNNNNNNNNNNNNNNNNNNNNNNNNNNNNNNNNNNNNNNNNNNNNNNNNNNNNNNNNNNNNNNNNNNNNNNNNNNNNNNNNNNNNNNNNNNNNNNNNNNNNNNNNNNNNNNNNNNNNNNNNNNNNNNNNNNNNNNNNNNNNNNNNNNNNNNNNNNNNNNNNNNNNNNNNNNNNNNNNNNNNNNNNNNNNNNNNNNNNNNNNNNNNNNNNNNNNNNNNNNNNNNNNNNNNNNNNNNNNNNNNNNNNNNNNNNNNNNNNNNNNNNNNNNNNNNNNNNNNNNNNNNNNNNNNNNNNNNNNNNNNNNNNNNNNNNNNNNNNNNNNNNNNNNNNNNNNNNNNNNNNNNNNNNNNNNNNNNNNNNNNNNNNNNNNNNNNNNNNNNNNNNNNNNNNNNNNNNNNNNNNNNNNNNNNNNNNNNNNNNNNNNNNNNNNNNNNNNNNNNNNNNNNNNNNNNNNNNNNNNNNNNNNNNNNNNNNNNNNNNNNNNNNNNNNNNNNNNNNNNNNNNNNNNNNNNNNNNNNNNNNNNNNNNNNNNNNNNNNNNNNNNNNNNNNNNNNNNNNNNNNNNNNNNNNNNNNNNNNNNNNNNNNNNNNNNNNNNNNNNNNNNNNNNNNNNNNNNNNNNNNNNNNNNNNNNNNNNNNNNNNNNNNNNNNNNNNNNNNNNNNNNNNNNNNNNNNNNNNNNNNNNNNNNNNNNNNNNNNNNNNNNNNNNNNNNNNNNNNNNNNNNNNNNNNNNNNNNNNNNNNNNNNNNNNNNNNNNNNNNNNNNNNNNNNNNNNNNNNNNNNNNNNNNNNNNNNNNNNNNNNNNNNNNNNNNNNNNNNNNNNNNNNNNNNNNNNNNNNNNNNNNNNNNNNNNNNNNNNNNNNNNNNNNNNNNNNNNNNNNNNNNNNNNNNNNNNNNNNNNNNNNNNNNNNNNNNNNNNNNNNNNNNNNNNNNNNNNNNNNNNNNNNNNNNNNNNNNNNNNNNNNNNNNNNNNNNNNNNNNNNNNNNNNNNNNNNNNNNNNNNNNNNNNNNNNNNNNNNNNNNNNNNNNNNNNNNNNNNNNNNNNNNNNNNNNNNNNNNNNNNNNNNNNNNNNNNNNNNNNNNNNNNNNNNNNNNNNNNNNNNNNNNNNNNNNNNNNNNNNNNNNNNNNNNNNNNNNNNNNNNNNNNNNNNNNNNNNNNNNNNNNNNNNNNNNNNNNNNNNNNNNNNNNNNNNNNNNNNNNNNNNNNNNNNNNNNNNNNNNNNNNNNNNNNNNNNNNNNNNNNNNNNNNNNNNNNNNNNNNNNNNNNNNNNNNNNNNNNNNNNNNNNNNNNNNNNNNNNNNNNNNNNNNNNNNNNNNNNNNNNNNNNNNNNNNNNNNNNNNNNNNNNNNNNNNNNNNNNNNNNNNNNNNNNNNNNNNNNNNNNNNNNNNNNNNNNNNNNNNNNNNNNNNNNNNNNNNNNNNNNNNNNACTAGTGAATGGTCAGCTCAGCAAATTACAGAGGCATGGGGAGCTGCAGACCGTTTGGATTTGGTCGGTCCAATCGTCGAACAGCCAGAGTACAACATGTTCGCTAGGCACAAAGTTTGTATTCCAActctttctttccctttttcctTTACTGAGTTGCATCATTTATTGATTCGGTTTACACTCTTATGGTATGGTATGTAGGTTGAGTCAGAGTTTCTTCCTCTTTACACCAACCATGGCATAGGTCTCACTACTTGGAGCCCACTTGCATCGGGTGTCCTCACTGGTAAATACAACAAGGGAGCTATTCCCTCAGACAGCAGATTTGCTTTGGAGAACTACAAAGTAATTATTTCTCTCCTTTTTGTTCTGTATACTTGGTCATAGTTGTTAAGATatcctctctgtttcttctgcaTCTAAACAAATCTACTGGTACATTTCCCTGTTTGATTTCTTCCACAGAATCTTGCCAATAGA from Camelina sativa cultivar DH55 chromosome 3, Cs, whole genome shotgun sequence includes:
- the LOC104778561 gene encoding probable voltage-gated potassium channel subunit beta, coding for MQYKNLGKSGLKVSTLSFGAWVTFGNQLDVKEAKSILQCCRDHGVNFFDNAEVYANGRAEEIMGQAIRELGWRRSDIVVSTKIFWGGPGPNDKGLSRKHIVEGTKASLKRLDMDYVDVLYCHR